From the Primulina tabacum isolate GXHZ01 chromosome 15, ASM2559414v2, whole genome shotgun sequence genome, one window contains:
- the LOC142526008 gene encoding uncharacterized protein LOC142526008 — translation MTHSEVSGRMIKWILELGEYDIEYMPRVAIKEQAFSDFLSEMVQPDEEEVWRVFVDGAFSLSGCGVGVVIIALPGEKIKLSLRFESQVTNNEAECEVVLAGIRAALEIGASQIILYSDSQLITQQIKGIYEAKDYRMLKYLNLIKARAESFVYWSFEQIPQVENRKANTLAKLASSLSEVGTREVLLVTRLILSTDEEILPAPEYFWITP, via the coding sequence ATGACCCATTCAGAAGTGTCAGGGAGGATGATCAAATGGATACTCGAGCTGGGAGAGTATGACATCGAGTACATGCCCCGTGTTGCAATCAAAGAACAAgcattttcagatttcttatctgagatggttCAACCTGATGAAGAGGAGGTATGGAGGGTATTTGTGGATGGGGCGTTTAGCCTTTCTGGATGTGGAGTGGGGGTAGTGATAATAGCTCTCCCGGGAGAGAAAATTAAATTGTCTTTGAGATTTGAATCTCAGGTGACTAATAATGAAGCAGAGTGTGAAGTTGTTCTAGCCGGTATTCGAGCTGCCCTGGAGATTGGAGCCTCCCAAATCATTTTGTATTCCGATTCACAGTTAATTACACAGCAGATAAAGGGCATTTATGAGGCTAAGGATTACAGGATGCTTAAATATCTAAACCTCATCAAAGCCCGGGCCGAATCTTTTGTGTATTGGAGTTTTGAGCAGATCCCACAGGTTGAGAATAGAAAAGCAAATACTTTGGCCAAATTGGCCTCCTCCTTATCGGAAGTCGGTACCCGGGAAGTATTGCTTGTCACCCGGCTAATTCTTTCCACTGATGAGGAGATATTGCCAGCACCAGAGTATTTTTGGATAACACCCTGA